The sequence AGCGTTCCACAGGGACCAAGTGGCAAGGCAGTCAAAGGTGGTGGTGCATTAGTTGCTGGCGAACAAGACAAAATTTATGCTCTTAAAGGAAATAATACCCGCGAATTTTATGTCTATTTCGTTGACCAAGATTCTTGGGCATTGTTGGAATCAATGCCGTTTGATACCCTCTCAAGAAAAAAAGTAAACAAAGGCGCTACATTAGCCTACAACAAACATGCTAACCCAGATATCATATATGCCACTAAAGGCAATAACACCTTAGAATTCTGGGCTTATAATGTCGAATTAGACACCTGGATTCAAAAGCCCTATGTTCCGGTCACATATCCGGAAAAAAAGGTTAAGGGCGGTGCGGCAATGGTCTACTTAAAACGTGGACAATACCAATATATTTATTTTCTCAAAGGCAATAAGACGCTTGAATTCTATGCTTATCATTGTGACGCTGATACTTGGATAAGAAGTTTAACCCAACCACCACCAGGACCGAATATTAAACCATTCCGAGATGGTAGTTGTATGACAGTCGGTAAGAACAATAAAATCTATGCACTCAAAGGCGGTGCTAATATTAATGAATTTTACCGATACGACCCAACCGCTAATGCTTGGGAAACATTACCTGTGTTACCAATCTATAGTAGTTTAACTGACAAAAATACCAAAGTTAAAGATGGCGCTGCACTCTGTTATGATGGGGATAGTCTGATTTACGCTTTCAAAGGTGGCAATCGGCAAGAATTTTGGGTATTTAATATTAACCAGAACCGATGGCAGGAATTAGATACAGTGCCAAGAGCAATCGGTCGCAAAAAAATCAGTAGCGGTGCTGGTTTAGCCTTTGCGGATGATAAAGTCTTTGCCCTTAAAGGAAATAAAACCAGAGAATTCTGGTCATTTAACCCTGTTCTTTCTGACTTATTTATGACAACAAATTATTCAGATATTAGCCAAACTTACTCAACTTTACAAGAAAGAGTCGTAGAAACTAAAATCGTTAACGATATTAGAATTAAACCCAATCTCTTTAACAAACACTCAAAAATTGAATTTAACTTATCGCAACCCAGTCTTGTGAAACTCGCTCTTTATAATAGTTTAGGCCAACTGTTAACTGTGATTGCTAATGAAGAATTTCCTATTGGTAGTTATTCAATACCACTCAGCAAAAATGGTTTAAGTGCTGGTATCTATTTCTTGAAATGTGAGATTAGTCAGCCAGATGCGTCTGAGAAAATGATAAAGAGAATAAAATTAATTATTCAGTAAATATTGAAAGGTAACAATATGCACAAACTCACCATATTTTTAATGCTCTTGTTTAATACTGTCTTGATACTAACTGCAGAGACATCTCAAAATCAGATGCGGATTCCGACAGATAAATGTGGAACCGCTGAAGTTTTAGAATCATTTCGCCAAGGAGTGAAATTTAGTCGACCAACTTCCGGTCCCAAATATGTCTATTCAAGCCATTTTATTGTTCATTTTGAGACGACTGGAACGCACATAACAACTCGGGCTTATGCGGAATCAGTTGCCAAATATGCTGAGTATTGTTGGGCAAAACAAGTCGATACCTTAAAATGGGCCGCACCACCACCGGACAATGCTGGACCGGACAATCGCTATGACCTCTATATTAGAAGTCTATCTGCAGGTGTGTTAGGAACAACTTATGCGGAATCTCCTTATTCAACACCCTATCCTAATGGCTATACCAGTTATATTTTTATTGACAATGACATCAATTCCTGGGCATCTTGGGATGCGCTACGTGCAACCGTATCGCATGAGTTTAATCACGCTTCCCAGTTCCGCTATAGTGTTGCTGAAGGTATTTGGTGGTATGAAAATACTGCGACTTGGATTGAAGATGTCTGTTATGATGAAATCAACGATTATATAAATTATCTCTACTATTCAACTCCCAATCCGCTTGATAGTCCTTATCTGGCGATTAATAGTAGTTCCGGTCTATATTGGTATGCGGGCGCAATTTGGGCAATGTTTTTACAAGAGTTTTATAATGATAGTTGCCCGCGATTCTGTTGGGAACGAATGGGAACTGTGTCTGGTGCTAATACCCTTTCTGGAATAAATGATATCCTTGTTTCTAAGTTCGCTTCTAATTTATCTACGGCCTTAACCAAATATGCAATTTGGCGATATTTTACTGGCGACCGGGCAGACCCGATTTACCATTTCTCAGAATCTGACCTCTGGCCTACATCAGAATTACTCCAAACCCACAATTCTTATCCGGCTTCTGGCAATCAATCAACGCAAAATCCTAACGGACCAGGCGGAACTAATTTTATTAGATTCAATCCCGGCTCTAATGCCTTAAGTATCACTTTTGATGGTCAGGATAACTACAATTGGTCAGCAACTGCAATCGGTTATCGGGTGCCATCACAATCAATCGAACAAGAAATCTCTCTTGATGCTAATGCGTATGGTACAACCAATATTTCTTGGAGCGGGAATAGTCATATTGCTTTAATACCAGTTGTAACCCATTGGACCAGTACAGCCAACAATCTTACTCATACTTATTCGGCTACAGAAATACCAAACATTAAAGATGTTGGCGTGACGGCAATTGTAAATCCTATTGGTTCAGTCGACTCCTCGGCTTTTTTAACTCCAATTGTTCGAGTTAAAAATAATGGCACTAACACCGAAACTTTTCAAGCAACATTCAGAATTATCGGCACTACCTACAACAGTTCTCGCTCCAAAACATTATTACCTGGACAGATTGATACAATCAATTTTGTGCCTTGGCAACCAATTTCCGGCACTTATCAAAGTCGTTGTTCCCTCTATCTTTTTGGTGACCAGAATAAATCTAATGATACGCTTAGTGCTTCATTTACAGTTCAAGTTAACGGTTGGTTTAGTAAAAATAGCATTTTATCAGGCACAAACAATAAAAATGTTAAAGCCGGTGGTGCAATAACTGCCGGTGTCGGTGGAAAAATTTATGCACTTAAAGGTAATAATACGCGTGAATTCTATGTCTATTATATTAATGGCGACTCTTGGT is a genomic window of candidate division WOR-3 bacterium containing:
- a CDS encoding T9SS type A sorting domain-containing protein; translated protein: MLLFNTVLILTAETSQNQMRIPTDKCGTAEVLESFRQGVKFSRPTSGPKYVYSSHFIVHFETTGTHITTRAYAESVAKYAEYCWAKQVDTLKWAAPPPDNAGPDNRYDLYIRSLSAGVLGTTYAESPYSTPYPNGYTSYIFIDNDINSWASWDALRATVSHEFNHASQFRYSVAEGIWWYENTATWIEDVCYDEINDYINYLYYSTPNPLDSPYLAINSSSGLYWYAGAIWAMFLQEFYNDSCPRFCWERMGTVSGANTLSGINDILVSKFASNLSTALTKYAIWRYFTGDRADPIYHFSESDLWPTSELLQTHNSYPASGNQSTQNPNGPGGTNFIRFNPGSNALSITFDGQDNYNWSATAIGYRVPSQSIEQEISLDANAYGTTNISWSGNSHIALIPVVTHWTSTANNLTHTYSATEIPNIKDVGVTAIVNPIGSVDSSAFLTPIVRVKNNGTNTETFQATFRIIGTTYNSSRSKTLLPGQIDTINFVPWQPISGTYQSRCSLYLFGDQNKSNDTLSASFTVQVNGWFSKNSILSGTNNKNVKAGGAITAGVGGKIYALKGNNTREFYVYYINGDSWSKRETIPDDPVNRKRVNKGAALVYNKHTEPDMIYATKGNNTLEFLVYNVTANSWTFKPSVPVKLGNEKKVKGGACLAFVKRGPNHYVYLLKGNNTNEFYAYHCNADTWIKTLRPAPEGPDLKLFRDGSCMTVGANERLYVLKGGAKYNEFYFYETSADTWGKLESLPRYSPLTKKSSKIKDGAALCYNGDSLIYAFKGGNRQEFWQYNINRNRWTELETIPRSLSGKKVGSGGSLAFADGKVFALKGNNTREFWVYIPGQSNLSADNKILESYAISTLQTKPTGTQADNYINIFPNPFTKQTKIKLNLSEPNNVKINLYNSIGQQILLIVDKKYPSGSYTIPFNSQELASGIYHLRCEIGQRTQTIKMIIN